The genomic region AGCCAGGAAGAGCGGTTCATTGTTGAAATACTAATGAGTTGATTGGCTGCTGTGCAGCCATGTTCTTGTAATGTAGAAAAACCCGAACGTTAATTCGTGAACAGTTCGGTATACAGTTTTTGCAGGCGCTTGCGTAGGTGTTGCACGGCGTAGTGCTTGCGCGAAATCAGAGTTTTGAGCGGCACACCGGTCTCTTCCTCCATCTCACGAAAGCTTTTCTCTTCCAGCTCGTGCCAGATGAACACCTGACGCTGGGCCGGCGGTAGTTCCTCCAAAGCAGCAGCCAGGGCTTCCATAAGTGTTTCGCGGAGCAGGCGGTTTTCAGGCGCGTCGTCGGGGGCGGGTAGGATGTCGGCTAGTAGTAGCGAGTCATCGTCTTCGGTGCCCGTGGCGTGCAGTTCCTCTTCCAGCGAAGCGGTTTTCTTACGACGGTACAGATCGGTGATGCGGTTGCGCGCCACCCGAAACAGCCATGCTGCGGCTTGCTCTACGGGCTTCAGCAGCCGGTAGCTTTCCACTAGCTCGGCAAAAACATCCTGCAGCACGTCTTCGGCCTCGGCCTCGTCGGGAATACGACGGCGGATGAAGGCCAGCAGCCGGGTCCGCTGTTCGCGTACGGCTTGCTGAATCTGCCGGTCCTGGTGGCCTGCATCCATGTAGGCATTATCGAGCATGAGGGGTAGCGTTTCCATTCTGCTACGGCAGACGGATCAAGCTCAAAAATACTTCAACAGCACGCTACATTTTCTTTAGAATAAGAACAGATGCAGTAGTAATTGGCTGCTTCTCTCCTACCGGGAAGCAGGATCATTGACAGCGGGTAGGTTAGACTGGTTCCAAATCACGTTTTACCGTAGGGCTTTTCCATTTTTCCGATACCTTTGCCACTTATACTGTACAGCCCCCGTCGGCCAACCCCACCGCATGGACCAGACCATTCCGGAAGTAATCCGCACCGTACCGCTTCAGTACTACGTGTTTTTCGCCACGGCCCTGTTTGCCATCGGAGTTACGGGCGTACTGATCCGGCGCAATGCCATCATCATTTTCATGTGCGTAGAGCTGATGCTGAACGCCGTGAATATCCTCCTAACGGCCTTTTCTGCTTACCGCGCCGATGCCAACGGACAGGTGTTCGTGTTCTTCATTATGGCCGTAGCCGCCGCCGAAGTATCGGTAGGGCTAGGCATCATTGTGATGATCTACCGCAACTTCCAGAGTACCGACGTCAACCTGCTCAGCCGACTAAAGTTTTAAGCCTTAATGGCTATATGGTTAATTGGCTAAATGGCTAGTCGTGCTGATTCTTTATTGAACGACAACCATTGAGCCATTCAGCCATTCAACCATACACCACATGCAAGAAACTGTACTACCCGCTCACGGAGCCCCGCACGCCACCTTGCTGTACGTGCTGATTCCGCTGCTGCCGTTTCTGGGATTTCTACTCAATGGCCTGATGAACCGGCGTTTGTCGGGCACGGCAGCTGGGGCGCTGGGCAGCCTCACAGTGCTAGGCTCGTTTCTGATTTCGTGCTACCTGCTTGCCACCTTTGAATACCAGTACACGGTGCCGCTGTTCGATTGGATTTCGGTGGGCTCGATGCAGATTCCGTTTTCCTACCAAGTCGATCAGCTAAGCCTGATTATGCTGTTGCTGGTGACAGGGGTAGGCTTCCTGATCCACGTGTACAGCATCGGCTACATGCACCACGACGAGAACGTGGGCAAGTTTTTCGCTTTCCTGAACCTCTTTGTGTTCTCGATGCTGGTGCTAGTATTGGGCAGCAACTTCGTGATTTTGTTTGTGGGCTGGGAAGGCGTGGGGTTGTGTTCCTACCTGCTCATCGGTTTCTGGAACAAGGAAACCGCCAACAACAACGCCGCCAAGAAAGCCTTCATCATCAACCGGGTAGGCGACCTGGGCTTCCTGCTCGGCATCTTCCTGATTTATCTAACCTTCAACTCGGTACAGTACGCCGAGGTTTTCCAGAAAGCCAGCCTAGGGCAGTTTGGTCCCTACTCGGTGGCAGTAGTTACAACCATCACGCTGCTGCTGTTTGTGGGCGCAGCCGGTAAGTCGGCCCAGATTCCGCTCTACACCTGGCTACCCGACGCCATGGCCGGCCCTACCCCCGTTTCGGCCCTTATCCACGCCGCAACCATGGTAACGGCGGGTATCTATATGGTGCTGCGCGCCAACGTGCTGTTCACGCTGGCTCCCGAAACGCTGGAGATTATAGCAGTCATTGGGGCCGCTACGGCGCTGTTTGCGGCCACCATCGGGCTGGCGCAAAACGATATCAAGAAGGTACTGGCTTACTCCACGGTGTCGCAGTTGGGCTACATGTTCCTGGCGCTGGGCGTGATGGGCTACTCTACCTCGCTGTTCCACGTGCTCACGCACGCGTTTTTCAAGGCGCTGCTGTTCCTAGGTGCTGGTTCTGTGATTCACGCCATGAGCAACGAGCAGGACATTCGCCGTATGGGTGGTTTGCGCAAAGCCCTACCCATCACCTTCGCTACCTTCCTCATCGGATGCCTGGCTATTTCGGGTATTCCGCCGTTTTCGGGTTTCTTCTCGAAAGATGAAATCCTAAGCCATGTGTACGAGCACAGCAAGGTGCTGTACGCCGTAGGCTTGTTCACGGCTTTCCTGACGGCTTTCTACATGTTCCGTCTGCTATTCCTCACATTCTTTGGTGAGTTCCGCGGCACGGAAGAGCAGAAGCACCACCTGCACGAGTCGCCCGCCAACATGACGCTACCGCTGATTGTACTGGCTATCTTGGCAGCCGTGGGCGGTTTCATGGGGGCGCCCATGCTGCTCGGCGGCAAGCACTACCTCGCTGACTACCTCGCCCCTATCTTCACTTACTCCCAGCGTCTCAATCCCGCCGCGTTCGGCCAGGAGCCTGACCACAACAACGAGTTGATGCTGATTGGCCTATCGGTAGCGGCAGCTGTGCTGGGCATTGTGCTGGCCTACGTGCAGTACGTGAGCCGTGGCGCCCGCCCCGCCGAGGACGATGCCCAGCGCTCGGCCCCCGAGAGTCTGGTCTACCACAAATACTACATCGACGAACTGTACAATGCTCTGTTTGTGCGGCCCATCATGTGGCTCTCGCGTGGCCTTTACCGCTTCGTAGAGCAAAGCATCATCGACCCCATCGTGAACGGTTTTGGTCGCATCACCCTCGGCGGCAGCCAACTGCTACGCTACGTGCAAACCGGCTCGGTGGAAACCTATCTGATACTAATGGTAATCGGAATTGTGCTGGTACTAGTGCTGAATTTCGCGCGCTTCTAGCCTGCTCATCTACGAGTACTATCACGTAGCTTTTTTCGCTTCGCATAGTAGTAAACTACCGACTTACCGCTCCTTATTTCCGAGCGCCCCAAGAACAATCTGATTAGCTAATGCTCACCGTCTTTCTCCTACTCTGGCCCGTGGCGGCTGCTCTACTGCTGCACTTCTTTAAAGGGGGCGCGGCTCGCGTGGTAGCCCTGGGCGCGGCGCTGGTTGAACTGGCAGCAGCCATTTTTGCGGCTGTTATCTCGCGTGGCAACGTCAGTGGGCAGTTCGATGTCAACTACCCATGGGTAGCCTCGGCTGGCATCAACTTCCACGTGGGCATGGATGGCCTGAGCGTGCTGCTGGTGCTACTCACAGCATTCCTGGTGCCCGTGATTCTGCTGGCCGCCTTCCGCCGCGAGTACGAAAATCCCTCGTCGCTGTATGCGCTGGTGCTGTTTATGCAAACCGGCCTGATCGGTGTATTCGTGTCGCTGGATGCGTTCCTGTTCTACTTCTTCTGGGAAGTGGCACTCATTCCAATCTACTTCATTGCCGGCGTATGGGGCGGCGAGCGGCGCGTGCAGGTCACGTTCAAGTTCTTCCTCTACACCATCATCGGCTCGCTATTTATGCTGGCGGGCTTCGTGTACCTCTATTTCCAAACTGGTCCGGCCGCGTCGGGACTGGCGCAGCATACGTCGGAACTATCGGCTTTCTACAACCTGAACCTGAGCAGCAGCGAGCAGTCGTGGCTGTTCTGGCTGATTTTCGCGGCCTTCGCCGTAAAGATGCCCATCTTCCCTTTCCACACCTGGCAACCCGATACGTATACGGAGTCGCCCACCGTGGCTACTATGCTGCTTTCGGGCATCATGCTGAAAATGGGTGTGTACGGCGTAATTCGCTGGCTCCTACCCATCGTACCCTACGGCGTGAGCCAGTGGCAGCCGCTGGTACTCATCTTGTCGGTTATTGGGATTGTATATGGTGCCATCATTGCCATTCGCCAGCAAGACATCAAACGTCTGATTGCTTATTCCTCGTTTTCGCACGTGGGTCTGATGGCAGCGGGCATATTCTCGCTCACTCAAACAGGGATGCAGGGCGCTGTAATTCAGATGCTGGCGCACGGCGTGAACGTAGTTGGGTTGTTCTTCGCGGTTGACGTGATTGAGCGCCGCACCGGCACCCGCAACATTGCCGACCTGGGCGGCCTCACACGCCATACACCGCTGCTCACCGTTACCTTCCTAGTGATGCTGCTGGGTTCGGCGGCCCTACCCCTCACCAGCGGCTTTGTGGGCGAGTTCCTACTGCTGGCCGGCGTATATGAGTACAATGCCTGGCTAAGCGCAGTAGCAGGTCTCACCGTCATTTTTGCGGCGGTGTACCTACTGCGTATGTTCCAACGCGTAATGCTGGGCCCAGATTCAAGCTTCACCACTACTATCACCGACCTCACAGGTGCCGAACTGGCCGTGATGGTGCCGCTGGTGGTGCTGGTGTTTTGGATTGGCTTGTTCCCCAATACCTTCCTGCACATCTCGGAGCCAGCGGTGATGCAACTGCTGAATGTCGTGAAACGATAGGTACTTTTTGGCTGCTGGCCACTCGCTGTTAGCTGGTAGCTAACCGTGCAACGACAAAAGCTAGCAGCCAACAGCTAATAGCTAATAGCTTCTCATCCTATGATTTCTCTCGTTATACTTTCCGTTTTTGGTATCATCAACCTGTTTTTGGGCTTTCTGCGCTCAAACAAGTTGCTGTTGCCCCTGGCGATGCTGGTGCTGGCCATTGTATTTGGGGTCAATGCCTACGACTGGAGCTTGGGTACGCAAAGCTTCTTCAGCGAAATGCTGGTGGTAGACCGCTATGCGGTAGCCTTCACGGGCATCGTGGTCCTCACTACGCTGCTGCTCCTACCCTTCTCCGAGAAATACGTGCGCGAGGGCGAAGCCAACCTGGCTGAGTACTACTCGCTGCTGCTGTTTGCACTGGTAGGCGCCATTATGATGGTGGCTTACAACAACATGCTGATGCTATTTATCGGCATTGAGATTCTGAGCATCTCCATGTACGTGGTGGCTGGGGCCGACAAGCGCAGCGCCCGCTCCAACGAAGCAGCGCTCAAATACTTCCTGATGGGGGCCTTCGCCACGGGTATCCTGCTATTCGGGGTAGCCTTGGTGTACGGTGCCACGGGTACGTTCTACCTCTCCGAGCTGGGCGCGGCCGTTGCTAATCCGGCCAACGCGGAGTTTGCACCGCTGCTCTACATCGGTATTCTGTTGGTCATCATCGGCATCAGCTTTAAAGTAGGCGCGGCGCCCTTCCACTTCTGGACCCCCGATGTATACGAGGGCAGCCCTACCTTCTTCACGGCCTACATGAGCACGGTGGTGAAGACAGCTGGCTTTGCGGCATTCTTCAAACTGTTGTTCGTTGGTTTTGGTGGAGCACAGTCGTTTTGGTTGCCTACGGTGCTGGCCATTACCATCCTCACGCTGCTGGTTGGCAACCTGGGTGCAGTGGCGCAAACCAGCGTGAAGCGCATGCTGGCCTATTCCAGCATTTCGCACGCCGGCTACCTGTTTATTGCGCTAGTAGCATTCGACCAGAGCTTATCGGCCAACGGTATTTTCTTCTACTCGCTGGCCTACTCAGTGGCTACGGTATCGGCTTTCGCAGTGCTGAAGCTGGTGGCCGATCAGCGCCAGCGGGAGGACTACGACGGGTTGGGCGGCTTGTACCGTACCAATCCGCTGCTGGCTGGGTGCCTCACTTTATCCATGCTGTCATTGGCGGGTATTCCGCTTACGGGAGGCTTCTTCGGTAAATTCTTTGTGTTTTCGGCTGCTGTTAACCAGGGCTATATTGGGCTGGTGGTGTTTGCCGTCGTGATGTCGATGATTAGTATTTACTACTACCTGCGGCCCGTTATTGCGGCCTACCTGCGGCCGTTGCCAGAGAATGCGCAGCCCGTGCAGGTTAGCAGCCTGCAGTCGGTGATGCTGGTGGTGCTGGCGCTGCTCACGGTGGTGCTCGGCGTATTGCCTGGCTTGGTAAGCGGGTTGTTGTAGTATTATAAGAGCACAAAAAACCGGCTGTCATCCTGAGCAGCGCGAAGGACCTTCTCACGTGTGAACGACTGACGTAACAACGACTCGTTCTACCGTGAGAAGGTCCTTCGCGCTGCTCAGGATGACAGCCGGTTTTTTGTGCTTACGCCACTTGCATTTTCACGTCGGGCCAGGGCATATGGGTAAGCTGCACCGTCGACCATAGCTCCCGTTGCCCATTGAGGTGCAACAGCACGCGGGCCGTGGTTTCCACGTCTTTCTGACAATAGGTAACGATGCGCGCCAGGTTCTTTTCTCGCCAGTACACCTCCCCTACCTGCGAGCCGTCGATATCATCTTTGGGTGATGGAATATTGAAGGCACCAGCCAATAAGGCCAGCGACGTGTACCCTTTGTTGTCGCCAAACTTCCACATGTCCATCGTATCGAGCAGGTGAGGCAGGTCCCAAGGCTTATAGCCGGCAATGTCGAGCATGGGGGGTAGGGAGATGCCGCAGATGACCATGCGGCGGCCTAAGTAGGCGTAATCAAACTCGCGGCCATTGTGGGCGCACAGGAAATAGCCATCGGGCGAAGCGCCGGGGAAACGGCTGCGCAGGTCGCCGAAGGGTTTGTGGCGGTCCAGCAAGTCAGCAAAGCCTTTCAGCACCACGCATTCGTCATCGTCGGCGAAGGACTTCACCCGAAACTCCAGTGTTTCATCGGGCAGCATCCGGAAGAAGCCTACTGAGATGCACACGATTTTGCCAAACTCAGCGTATAGCCCGGCGTTGCCAAATAATTCACTGGTTGTTTTGCCCTCCGTAATTTCGCGCTGGTGCCTCTTGCCACAAAACGTATCCCATAACGCTTGCCGCTCGGTGCTTAGCTTGCTGTGACAATCTTCGCAAGGAACCGTTTCTATATCAACAAGAAAGACCTTTGTCAGGTCGACGTGACGGAGGGC from Hymenobacter aerilatus harbors:
- a CDS encoding RNA polymerase sigma factor, producing the protein METLPLMLDNAYMDAGHQDRQIQQAVREQRTRLLAFIRRRIPDEAEAEDVLQDVFAELVESYRLLKPVEQAAAWLFRVARNRITDLYRRKKTASLEEELHATGTEDDDSLLLADILPAPDDAPENRLLRETLMEALAAALEELPPAQRQVFIWHELEEKSFREMEEETGVPLKTLISRKHYAVQHLRKRLQKLYTELFTN
- the nuoL gene encoding NADH-quinone oxidoreductase subunit L, whose translation is MQETVLPAHGAPHATLLYVLIPLLPFLGFLLNGLMNRRLSGTAAGALGSLTVLGSFLISCYLLATFEYQYTVPLFDWISVGSMQIPFSYQVDQLSLIMLLLVTGVGFLIHVYSIGYMHHDENVGKFFAFLNLFVFSMLVLVLGSNFVILFVGWEGVGLCSYLLIGFWNKETANNNAAKKAFIINRVGDLGFLLGIFLIYLTFNSVQYAEVFQKASLGQFGPYSVAVVTTITLLLFVGAAGKSAQIPLYTWLPDAMAGPTPVSALIHAATMVTAGIYMVLRANVLFTLAPETLEIIAVIGAATALFAATIGLAQNDIKKVLAYSTVSQLGYMFLALGVMGYSTSLFHVLTHAFFKALLFLGAGSVIHAMSNEQDIRRMGGLRKALPITFATFLIGCLAISGIPPFSGFFSKDEILSHVYEHSKVLYAVGLFTAFLTAFYMFRLLFLTFFGEFRGTEEQKHHLHESPANMTLPLIVLAILAAVGGFMGAPMLLGGKHYLADYLAPIFTYSQRLNPAAFGQEPDHNNELMLIGLSVAAAVLGIVLAYVQYVSRGARPAEDDAQRSAPESLVYHKYYIDELYNALFVRPIMWLSRGLYRFVEQSIIDPIVNGFGRITLGGSQLLRYVQTGSVETYLILMVIGIVLVLVLNFARF
- a CDS encoding NADH-quinone oxidoreductase subunit N, which codes for MISLVILSVFGIINLFLGFLRSNKLLLPLAMLVLAIVFGVNAYDWSLGTQSFFSEMLVVDRYAVAFTGIVVLTTLLLLPFSEKYVREGEANLAEYYSLLLFALVGAIMMVAYNNMLMLFIGIEILSISMYVVAGADKRSARSNEAALKYFLMGAFATGILLFGVALVYGATGTFYLSELGAAVANPANAEFAPLLYIGILLVIIGISFKVGAAPFHFWTPDVYEGSPTFFTAYMSTVVKTAGFAAFFKLLFVGFGGAQSFWLPTVLAITILTLLVGNLGAVAQTSVKRMLAYSSISHAGYLFIALVAFDQSLSANGIFFYSLAYSVATVSAFAVLKLVADQRQREDYDGLGGLYRTNPLLAGCLTLSMLSLAGIPLTGGFFGKFFVFSAAVNQGYIGLVVFAVVMSMISIYYYLRPVIAAYLRPLPENAQPVQVSSLQSVMLVVLALLTVVLGVLPGLVSGLL
- the nuoK gene encoding NADH-quinone oxidoreductase subunit NuoK, producing the protein MDQTIPEVIRTVPLQYYVFFATALFAIGVTGVLIRRNAIIIFMCVELMLNAVNILLTAFSAYRADANGQVFVFFIMAVAAAEVSVGLGIIVMIYRNFQSTDVNLLSRLKF
- a CDS encoding complex I subunit 4 family protein, whose amino-acid sequence is MLTVFLLLWPVAAALLLHFFKGGAARVVALGAALVELAAAIFAAVISRGNVSGQFDVNYPWVASAGINFHVGMDGLSVLLVLLTAFLVPVILLAAFRREYENPSSLYALVLFMQTGLIGVFVSLDAFLFYFFWEVALIPIYFIAGVWGGERRVQVTFKFFLYTIIGSLFMLAGFVYLYFQTGPAASGLAQHTSELSAFYNLNLSSSEQSWLFWLIFAAFAVKMPIFPFHTWQPDTYTESPTVATMLLSGIMLKMGVYGVIRWLLPIVPYGVSQWQPLVLILSVIGIVYGAIIAIRQQDIKRLIAYSSFSHVGLMAAGIFSLTQTGMQGAVIQMLAHGVNVVGLFFAVDVIERRTGTRNIADLGGLTRHTPLLTVTFLVMLLGSAALPLTSGFVGEFLLLAGVYEYNAWLSAVAGLTVIFAAVYLLRMFQRVMLGPDSSFTTTITDLTGAELAVMVPLVVLVFWIGLFPNTFLHISEPAVMQLLNVVKR
- a CDS encoding 3'-5' exonuclease: MNALRHVDLTKVFLVDIETVPCEDCHSKLSTERQALWDTFCGKRHQREITEGKTTSELFGNAGLYAEFGKIVCISVGFFRMLPDETLEFRVKSFADDDECVVLKGFADLLDRHKPFGDLRSRFPGASPDGYFLCAHNGREFDYAYLGRRMVICGISLPPMLDIAGYKPWDLPHLLDTMDMWKFGDNKGYTSLALLAGAFNIPSPKDDIDGSQVGEVYWREKNLARIVTYCQKDVETTARVLLHLNGQRELWSTVQLTHMPWPDVKMQVA